The genomic region TGACAACTTGGTTAATTTAGCAGAAGTTTTAGCCATTTGCATTAAAGAAAAACCTGCTTCCATCATTCTTGCACCTCCAGATTTTGAAATCATCATAAAAGGGCATTTCTTTTCAATAGCCTTATCGATAGCTCTTGCAATTTTTTCTCCAACTACCGATCCCATAGATCCACCAATAAAAGCAAAGTCCATTGCTGCTACTACTAATGGTTCTCCGTTTATTTTTCCAAATCCTGTAGATACGGCATCTTTTAAACTCGATTTCTTTTGAGCACTTGCAATTCGATCAGTATATTTTTTAGTGTCCTCAAAAGATAGTGGATCTCCAGATTCTAAATCTGTGTCTAACTCTTGATATTTATTGTCATCAAAAATAATCTCGAAATAATCTGCTGAACCAATTCTAGTGTGAAACCCCTCATTTGGAGTTACATAAGCGTTTTCTTTTAAAGCTTTTGTTTCAATTATTTCACCTCCTGGAGTTTTATACCAATACCCATCAGGAGCTTCCTTTTTCTCTGTAGTAGGAGTAACTACTCCTTTATCTTTTCTTTTAAACCAAGCCATTCTTTTCTAATTCAATTAATAATTCGAATCAATTAATTTTTCTTATGCAATAGAAATACTTTCGTCTAAATATACATCTTGAATTGCATTCAATAAGGCTACCCCTTCATTCATTGGTTTCTGGAAAGCTTTTCTTCCTGAAATCAACCCTTGTCCACCAGCTCTTTTGTTGATAACAGCTGTAGCAACTGCTTGTTCTAAATCAGACTGTCCATCTCCTGTAGATGCTCCACCAGAGTTGATTAATCCTTGACGTCCCATGTAACAGTTTGCAACTTGATATCTACACAAATCAATTGGATGGTCAGTAGTTAGTTCAGTATAAACCTTAGGGTGTGTTTTTCCGAAGTTAACAGCATTCCAACCGCCATTGTTTTCAGGTAATTTCTGCTTGATAATATCTGCTTGAATCGTTACCCCTAAGTGGTTAGCTTGTGCAGTAATATCAGTAGCTACATGATAATCTGTTCCATCTTTTTTGAAATCAGAATTTCTTAGGTAACACCATAAAATGGTTGCCATTCCCAACTCATGTGCTCTTTCAAAAGCTTGAGCAACTTCAATGATTTGACGATTACTATCTTCAGAACCAAAATAAATAGTAGCTCCAACTGCTGCAGCTCCTAAGTTCCAAGCTTCATCTACACTTCCATACATAATTTGCTGGAAAGTATTTGGGTAAGTTAGTAGTTCGTTGTGGTTTAACTTTACAATAAAAGGAATTTTATGTGCATACGTTCTGCTTACAGATGCCAATACACCAAAAGTTGATGCTACAGCATTACAACCTCCTTCAATCGCTAACTTAACAATGTTTTCAGAGTCAAAATAAATAGGATTAGGTGCGAATGATGCTCCAGCTGAATGCTCAATCCCTTGATCAACTGGTAAAATAGATACATACCCCGTATTAGCTAATCTCCCGTGACTGTAGATCGCTTCTAGATTTCTTAATACCTGAGGGTTTCTATTTGATTGACTAAAAACTCTATTTACAAAATCTCCTCCTGGTAAATGTAAAAGGTCTTTACTAATTGTTGTACATTCGTGATTAAGCAAGTTATCTGCATTTGCTCCTAAAATCTCTACTGTTTTAGACATAGTATTTTTCAAATTATTTGATTTCGAACTACAAATCTAAAAAAAAACAAGTGCTTCTACTATTTTTTAAACTTTTTCTCTTTTCTTTTTGTAAACATTTCTACTTTGAAAATTGAGATGACTCAGTATAAAATAAAAAAGCGATTATCATTTAATAATCGCTTTGAAGTAGTTCTTTATGCCTAGAGTACCAAATTCTTATCTTTATTGTAAGTGATACTATAAACGTATTTAATCTTTTTTGTTTCTCTTGGATTTATCGTTGTATTCCATGTTAAAAATCCTTTATGTTGATTATAGTTTGCTTTTCCTTTATTAATCAAATTGACTTTGATCTCTTCAACATTGGTTAATGGAATTTGATCCATTATTGTTAATTTAACATGTGAGCTTTTCATACTCTTTACCGTAATTTGATAGGTTAATGTTGATTCTTTTTCGTTTGACAATTTCTTAATTTTTTCTTCATTGGAAATTTTCTTTTGTTCAACAATAATTCTTCGATCTCTTCCTAATGCCAACTCTAAGGTATCTGTCATCGTTGAAGGAGAAATTCTTGTTTGACCAACATAAGTTCCATCATAATAGATGTTTGCTACTGCTGGTAATAGGTTGAGATCTTCCCACCCTGTTAATTTTGCCATTAAAAATGCTTCTCTTTCTTTTTTGGGAACTGCAAAATATTCAAACTCAGCATCTATTTCATCCGAATTAACAGCCATTAAATGTTCTTTTCCATCTGAGGGAATAGAATAGGGGAGTTTTAACTCAAACTCTACCATAGCCATATTGTTACTCATTTGTGTAAAGTTTGAGATATGTTTTGCTTCTACTTCATCTGAAAGCTCGTCTACATTCGCAATTGATGGCATAGCCGCAGTTTCCTTGTTGACCGAAACGTCATCTAATGAATAATTAAACGCTCCTCTTTGAATTGGTCTATAATAGCTAATATACCAAGGGGCTAACACTGGTTTATTGTTATTCCTGTTTGGATTAATAGTAGACAATGTTACATTAACGTTGTCCCAGTTAATCCCTGTATTTTGATAAACTTTCGCCTTGTAAGTTAATTTCACAGGAGCATTAACTTGATCTGCTCTTAAATCATAAGATGGAGACCACCCTGCATTGGAAGTATTATAACTTATTTCGAGAGATCCTGAAGTAGCTACATCACAAGAAACAGTTACAATAATTTGATAGATTGGTGACAACGATTCTTGTTGTTGTGGCTTTAAGTGATTTTTCCAATTATTTAATGTGTTTAACCTGTTCGTTAATTGAGTACGAATAGCCGTTTCTTTTTCTATGCTTTTTTCAGTTTGCAAAATCAGCTGATTGATCTCAATTAATTTTTCGCGTAAATAAACTAAGGCATCTTTTAAAAGAGGAATTGAATCATTTTGATTTTGTCCTTTTATAACTCCACTAGATAATAAAATGTTTTTTTCACTATTGTACACCTCTAATGAAGCTCGATACTGTTTTAACTTCCAATTTGATCGACTTAATGAATCGTTAACCTGTTTAATTTCTCGTTGAGTTTTAGCAGGAATAGTGGAGGGCACTTCTATTTTTTTAGGAACTGGATAAAACACATTATGACTAACATCAAGAATCACAAAGTTTCCTCTCCCTTTAGCCTGAATACTGTTGGTGTTAAAGTTTTTTGTAATCCCCTCAAATACTAATTTTGTAATTCCTTTTTCTAAACTAAACCGTCCTTTTCTTTTTATCTGTGCTCCTTGTAAGAATACTGTTACTTCTTTAACTTTTGAACGAACTTTTTTTTCTGTCTCAGCCCCAAAAACAATCGTTGAGACTAAAATAGTAATCGCTAAAATCAAACTCTTATTTATCATCTTGTATGTGGTTTTTTAATTATTTGATAGCTAATACAAGTGAATAAAAAGAAGGTTCAAAAAAAAGCGGTAGAAATTAAATCTCTACCGCTTTTCAAATTACTTTTACTATTTATTATTATTGCTTGATCACTTTAAATGTCGTTTTTTCATCTGTATCGCCAATGATCCTAACATAATAGATCCCATTGGCATATAGCGATAAATCAATTGGGTTATTGTTAACAAATTTCATAGCTTCTAATTTTACACCAGCAACATTATAGATTTCAATTTCTTTGATGTTTATTTCTGATGAATTGATAGTTACCATTCCTTCTGTAGGGTTAGGATATAACGTGATATGATTTTGTAAATCCTTTTCATTGATTGAAACAAACTCTCCATCAACAACAAGCATTACACATTCAATATTATTGTTTTCATTGGATTCATTAATGGCATTATTGTCATCTGCAACAAATAAAATATAATAAGTCCCTGATTCCGTATTGATAGGAATAACTAAACTTTCTGTTTCATTACTTGAATTAAGATCACTCCCAATATTAGAGACATCATCTCCTAATAAAACATCATCTGGACTTAAATTACAATCCGTTGATAAGTAATAATTTAATTCTGACGATGGTAAATTATTAGCAGTTTGGTTACCACTATAGTTTTGATTAGAAGAAACATCAACTGCTTCACCTGCAACGATACTATCTGTATTGGTTGTTACATTACTTAAACTAATGTCATTAGTCCCCGTTGCTCCACTTACTGTAATTTGAACGCACGAGACATTATTCGTCTCGTCACTTTCAGTGATATCCTGACCATTATCACCAGCAAATAAAATAAAGTAAGTTCCAGGTGCAGTAGTAACAGGTATTGATAGGTTGATCATTTCATTACTCGATGGATTATCGACTCCTAAATCTGATACACTTCCTCCAAGATACATATCGTCATTACTTAAAGTACAATCAGTTGATAAATAATAATCCATATCAACGCTATTTAGATCAGTGGTATACAAGCTCCCTGTATAAGTATGCTGTGCAATAGCAGTTAAAATATCTCCTGCGTTAACATTGATTGGTGTAACCGAAGGATTATTGACCACAACATCTTCATTATTACCAGTTTGAGCTTGACAATTAACGACTAAATCATAGCTACTACCGCTTCCATCATCAGAGTCTACGACAATATAGTAAGTTTGTCCTGCAACGACATTGGTTAATGTTGCTGAATCTTGAAATACAACTCCAGAACAATCTGAAGCATCACAACTTTCTAATATAAATACATCTAAGTCGCCTGTGAAGTTGCTTACTACAGCTGTGATAGAACCATTACTTAATGGAGTAATGGTATGCACTCTCTCTGGACCAGTTTGATTAGAATTATTACATCCATAAGTTGAAACGTTTGAAGTCGCTGTAGAACTTGTCCCGTTATAAGTCACACCACAAGTTAATGCTATAGCATTGTTACAATCTAAGATACTTGGTGCCGGAGGACAATTGACAACCAGGTCGTAGGCACTTCCACTTCCGTCATCAGCATCTACAACAATGTAATAGGTTTGTCCAGCTATGGCATTGGTGACTACAGCAGAATCACTATATACAGTACCTAAACAATCATTAGGATCACAACTTCCCAAAATATATACATCTAAATCGCCTGTATAACTACTTAAATGAGCAGTTAGTTTCCCACTATGAGCTGGGGTAATGGTATGTACTCTTTCTGGACCAGTTTCTGTCCAAGAGTTACACCCATAAGTTGTAATTGCATTGGGAGCGTTTGAAGAAGAACCAGAATAGGTTACTCCGCAAGTTAGAGGAGTGGCATTATTACAATCTAACACAGGAGGAACAGTTGTCATTCCAGTATAATACTGTGGGTTATAACCACTACTAATTAATGAAGAGACATTATATGTCCATGCAAAAACCTTCCAAAATCCAGAGCTTCCTCCTTGGCCAGTACCCGAACCTGATTCGATTGTAGAATAAGAGCCATTATTATTAATTGCAACAACAAGTCTTACATGAGATCCTGGTTTATTTACAAAATCACCAGGAACAATATCATTATAACTGTTATGATGACCAAACAAAGCATTGGTATTTAACATTGTCGTAGAGTAATGCGTATTTAAGTTATAACATCTAGAGGTAAAACCTGAACAATCAACTCCAACAGAACAATTTGGTTCAGCACCATAACCATAACTTGTTTTACTGTCTCCAGCAGATTTACCATTACTAATACCTAAATCAAATCCTGCTAAAGTACTGTTACCTCCCCAACAATAGGGTAGAGCAGTATGATTTCCTGCTGTATACCAGTTTACTGCACTAACGACTTTATTTCCACATGATACACTGTTCCAATCATTAGCTGATGTCCCTGTCCAATTGTGATTAAGGTAACTGTTCGCATTGGCAATGACTTGACCTGAAGTTTGAGAAAAAGAATAGAATGAAACAAGGGATAGTAAATAGGTGGCAAACAGTTTATTCATAGTGCATAGTTTTAATTGTCAATCCTTTATCATTAATAACAAGATAAGCTATTAAGTCATCATGTATTTTTAAGTCATTTTTCACGTAGGTGTAGGTATTATTAGGGAGTTCAATTATTTTAGAGGTAAATTGATTTTTACTTGACATTAACTGCCTTGTAGCAGTGATTGATGGGGAATAAGTAATAACATCAACAATACAAAAATAGTCTTGAGAATTTTCGCCAAATAACATAATAGAGCCAATCTCATGATTATACTTAGCCTGAACATTTATACTATCGTTTTGAGGTTGTGTTCTAATTTCAAAAGAATATGCAGATGTTTTTTGTACCCACAATTCTTCATTATCCATGGTCAGTAACGATTTTGAATGTTGAAATCCTTTTTTATCCTTGGTTAACTGATAACTTGAACCATCTGCCATTAACACGTTGATAGAATTATCAAAATTAATGAGTTTATCATATAAAGTAACATTAGCAATATTATGATTAAACTCGTTAACTATTCTTTTATCTTTAATGACATAAAATTTACTCAAACATAAAACATATAAATAGTCTCTATCTACAATGATATCAAGAGGTGTATCATGGATTTCAAGACTTATAATTGTGTCTTCAGTGATATATTTTACTAAGTTTTTGTCATAGCTTCCAGCTAAAATCAATTCATCATGAAAAGGATCAACTTCAAAAGCTGTAAAGACATAATAACCTCCCTCTAGAATTTTAAGAGGTTCTATTTTAAGGTCGTCCCAACTGTAAGCAATAGAAGAGGGGAATGGTCGACTTTCAGCTTTATGAACAACCGCTTTCTCAAGGGAGACTTGTTCCTCATTTTTTTGTTTTTTAATAGCTACAGGAGCTGCTTTTTCTGAAGTTGAAATTTTATCTGACGAGGATAACAAGTTCGTTGAAAAAACGCCTAACGTAATTAACAATAGAACAACGATGCTTATTACTAATCGTTTTTTCATTGTTTTATAACTTTAAATGTTGTTTTCTCATTCTCAGACCCTACAATTCTCACATAATAAATCCCATTGGCATATGGTGATAAATCAATTTTTTCATTATTGACCAACTCAACATCTTTTAATTTAAGTCCATTGCTATTATAAATTTCAATTTCTTGAATATTTACTTCTGAAGAGTTAATGGTAATCACACCTTCAGTAGGGTTAGGATATAACGTGATATGATTTTGTAAATCCTTTTCATTGATTGAAACAAATTCTCCATCAACAACAAGCATTACACATTCAATATTGTTGTTTTCATTGGATTCATTAATGGCATTGTTGTCATCTGCAACAAATAAAATATAATAAGTCCCTGATTCCGTATTGATAGGAATGACTAAACTTTCTGTTTCATTACTAGAGGTATTGTCACTTCCAATGTTAGACACATCATCTCCTAATAAAACATCATCTGGACTTAAATTACAATCCGTTGATAAGTAATAATTTAATTCTGACGATGGTAAATTATTAGAAGTTTGATTTCCATTATAGTTCTGATCAGAAGAAACATCAATAGCTTCACCTGCAACAATACTGTCTGTATTGGTTGTTACATTACTTAAACTAACATCATTATTTCCTGCTGCACCATTTACGGTTACCTGAACACAAGAGACATTATTCGTCTCATCATTTTCAGTGACATGCTGTCCGTTATCACCAGCAAATAAAACAAAATAAGTTCCAGGGGCAGTATTAACAGGGATAGAAAGGTTGACTATTTCATTACTCGATGGATTGTCTACCCCTAAATTGGAAATACTTCCTCCAAGGTAAACATCATCATTACTTAAATTACAATCTGTTGATAAGTAGTAATCCATATTCACTTGATTAAGGTCAGTAGTATATAAATCGCCACTATATGTATGGTCTGAATTGGCGGTAACTACACCTCCAGCATTAACTGTTTGAGGAGTTACAGTTGCGTTAAACACAACAACATCTTCATTATTTCCACTTTGTCCTTGGCAATTCACGACTAAATCATAACTACTACCGCTTCCGTTATCAGAATCTACCACAATATAGTAAGTCTGTCCTGCAACTACATTTGCTAAGATTGCTGAATCTTGGAATACAATTCCAGAGCAATCAGAAGCATCGCAACTCTCTAATATAAATACATCCAAGTCTCCAGTAAAATTACTAACTACAGCACTAATAGATCCATTACTTAATGGGGTAATCGTATGTACTCTTTCTGGTCCGGTTTGGTTGGAGTTATTACATCCATAAGTAGATATATTTGAAGGTGCTGTAGAGGCTGGTCCAGAATAAGTAACACCACATGTAAGAGGAACAGCATTTGAACAATTTAAAGTATTTGGACAATCGACAGTTAATTCATAAGAGCTCCCACTACCATCTGCTGCATCAACAACTACATAATAGGTTTGACCAGCGACAGCATTAGTATATGTTGCTGTATTAAATGTAATAGAACCTAAACAATCACTTGGATCACAACTACCTAGTATATAAACATCTAAATTACCTGTATAGTTCTCTACAATAGCAGAAATAGTACCATTCATTGACGGTGTAATTGTATGTACTCTTTCAGGGCCTGTAGAATTAATTGTAGGGGCACAACCGTAGGTAGAAGCATTAGAAGTAGCTGTAGAGGCTGCTCCAAAATAAGTAACACCACATGTAAGAGGAATAGCATTTGAACAATCCAAGTTATTAACAGCAGGAGGGCAATTTACAACTAAATCATAAGAACTACCACTTCCATCATCTGCATCAACTACAATATAATAGGTTTGACCAGCGACAGCATTTGCGTATGTCGCTGCTGCTCCTGTTACAGTTCCTAAACAATCACTTGGATCACAGCTACCTAAAATATAAACATCTAAATCTCCTGTGAAATTTGAAATTGAAGCTGTTAACGTTCCACTTGTAGTTGGAGTAATCGTATGTACTCTTTCTGGTCCTGTTTCTGTCCATGAATTACAACCGTATGTATATATATTTGACACAGCATTTGAACTAGAGCCACTATAAGTTACACCACATGTTAAAGGAACAGCATTGCTACAGTCTAGAGTAGGAGGGGTAGACCCAGTACAACTTATTCCTAGTTCATTAACAAAAACATCCACATAAGCTTGAGCAAACGCATCTCTATAGGTATTATCTTGAAGTTTAGCTGCATCAGCACTATTAGACCCAAAACCTATTTCACTTAAACAATTAACAGCATTTACATTATTTAGCACTCCTAAATGAAAGTTAAGATAAGAATCGTCTTCAACTGATCTTCTGTTGGTAAAACTTCCTGCTCCAACTATTGCTGCTTGAACTCTATCAGAAAATGTTTGACAAGCCGAATTAGAAGATGGCCCTTGGTTACACCAAAATGTTTCTGTACCATTTGCTGAAGCAGGTCCACCATTTGTGTGTAAACTGATAAAGCGATCTGCCCCCCAATTGTTCGACATAATTTCTCTTTGACTTAAACTAGGAAAGTCCCCAGGAGCACTTGATGTTCTTGTTAGATGAGAAGTGACACCTGAACAGTTGTTATCTAAAAGAGTTTTTAGCTTACTACCTACAGACATTGCTGTTTCTATTTCTAAAGGAAGCCTTTGATTAGAAGTACAGTTTTGAGTTCCGTCTGCACAATATCCATGTCCAGGATCAATTACAATTGTTTGACCTTGAATAAAAATGGGTAGAATTATCAATAAAGTATAAATTAATTTCATTTTCGTTCTTTATTTAATTATTTATTTAAATACATTGAGAATAAACCTCTATTTATATCGTCAGTGTATAGAATCTCATTATTACTTTTGAATACAGGCCACATTTCAAAAGCATTTTCAGTAGCAGTAATTTGACGAGTAATTCCTTTATTTATATCAAACATTAATAATTCTGATCCAGTAATTGTGTGACCATCAGATGATTCGTCCATAAAGCCAATTAAATAGTTAGAATCAGGACTCCAACTTGTTGCAATACCTCTACCGAAATTTCGAATAAACTGACCATCAGTCGAAAACAATAGTACATCAGCACTCCTATGAACTGCTATATACTTGTTGTTAGGAGAAATTAAAATTTTATAGTAATTCCCTTTTTCAGTGGTGATAGGCCATGTTTTATCTTTCCACTTAGCTTCAACAGCAAGTGTATATTCATTTAAATAATAAATGGTATCAGAGATACTTAAACTTCTTAATTCAATGTGTCTAGGATAATTCTGATATTCTTTTATCTCTTTTGTATTTACATTCATACTTTTTACAATAATCCTGTAATCTTTCGTTTTTTCTTTGTAATAAATTAAATCCCCATCTTTTGACCAACCAATATTGTTTCCTACTCCAGATTTCTCTAATAGTATTGCAGGAGTATGATTTATTGTCTTTTGGTAATATAAAGCATCTCCTTTGGCATTGGTATAGATCACCCCTTCTCCTTGAGGATTAAAAAGAGGTTGAGTGAATTCCCCTTGAATGATCTTTTTAACATTATCTGGTACAATAGGCTTTACAGGCGATGCATGAATACACGACTTATGATCTTTTTTTACCAATTCGCTGGCAAATTGTTCTTTGGAAGATTTATCGTTAAGTCTTGATGTAGCAACATCTGTTTGACTTTTTATGAGGGCTGGGAGTAAAATCAATGAAAGATGGGTGAATATTCTTTTCATATTATTTTATTTTGGTTATTTAATTTCAAGTGAAAATAAGCCTTTGTTTAATTTATCAGCATAAACAATGATGTTTTTAGTTTTAAATGTTGGCCACATTTCCAATGCGTTAGTTGTTGATGTTATTGGTTCTGGGGTTGCTTTGGTAAGGTCAAATTTTATTATTTCAGAATTATTGATGGAATGACCATCAGTTGAATGATCTAAAAAACCTATTAGATAGTCAGAATCAGGACTCCAATCGGTAGCTATTCCTGTCCCTAAATTACTAATAAACTCACCATTCGTAGAGAATAATAAAACATCAGTATTAAAGTGAATAGCTAAATATTTATTATTTGGAGAGGTTAATATATTATAATAATTTCCGCTTTTATTTTTATCAGAAATATTCCATTCTTTATTGTCGTATTTGGCTTTAACTGCTAAAGTTTTACTGTCTATATAATATATCGTGTCAGATATCGTTAAACTTTCTAAATCTGTTAGAGGCGGGTAACCCTCTATTGTTTTTATTTCTTTAGTATTAATATTAATGCTTTTTATGGCTATTTTATAATCTGGAGTCTTTTCCTTGAAGTACACTAAATTTCCATCTCTTGACCAAGCTATATTGTTTCCTACAGATCTTTTTTCTAATAGAACTTCAGCTGCTGTATTTTTATCTTTTTGATAATAAAGTTTTCCTTTATCATCTGTATACAGAACAGCTTGACCTTTACAAAGTATAGGTGCTGTACATAAGCCTTCTACAATTTGAGTCCTTTTTTCTAAAACCTTTTTTGATTCTAATAAACGATTATCCTGTTCAAGGGAAGCTACCGTTTTTTCGGTTTCAATAGGTGTTTTTTCTATTTGCGGTTCGTCAGTATGTGAATCTGAAGCACATGATCCAGTAATTATTGTTAATAATGCAAGAGGTATTATTATTCTTTTGTTTTTCATTATTTACTTCAATACTTTAATAGCAACTCGCTAATTAATAGAATGTTGTAAATATACAAAAGTTTTCAAATTAACCTAATACCTATAAATAAGTAGGCATTATTGTTGAAAATAGCTATAGATATAGGGGATATAAATAAAACAAGCAATACTGATAGCTGTGAAAAAAGCACAAAAAACTGCACCTGCTGCTAGGTCTTTGATCCAGCCAATTTTGGTATGGTACTCAGGATGAATAAAATCTGCTATTCTTTCAATTGCTGTATTTAAAGCTTCTGCGGTAAATATCAAGCCAAATACTAAGAATTGAAACATCCATTCATATTTGTTAATACCAACCCAAAAACCTATTCCTAAGAAAATAATAAAAAAAGCAAATTGAACCATTACACTATGTTCTGATTTAAAAAATGCAACAGCACCTTTAAATGCAGTAACACCGCCTTTTAATCGACCTTTAAAAAATCCCCCATCATTATTCATAACATCTTTTTTCAAATCTTTTACAAAGTTATGCAATCACTTGCTGTATTTAGGGGATATTGAATAAGCTTCTTTACATAACATTGTTAAAAAAACTATTTAGATAAAGCTATTTTAACTTTTCTTTTCTTAATTTTCTCTTTCGTTACGCGTTTTAAAACTTGCTGAACTTTATTGGCTTTTATCGCTGCATAAGAAAATTGATCAAACACTTCTATTTTTCCTAATTCATCTTTTTTAAGCATTCCTTTTTTCATAAAAAAGCCTACTAAATCAATTTTGTTGATTTTATCTTTTTTACCACCTCCAACATAAATAGTCTTCCATTCTGTTGCTGGAGGGATAATGATTTCTTCTTCTAATTTTTTGAACGCTACTTCGGTGTTGATGTATTCTGGAATATTTTCCAATTCAGAAAGCACAAGAAATGCAGCTCCTTTCTCATGCATTCTCGCAGTTCGACCATTTCTATGGATATAAGCATCTTCCTTTGGAGGAAGTTGATAATGAACGACATTTTGTATCTCTGGAATATCAAGTCCTCTAGCTGCTAAATCTGTAGTGATTAATAGAGTAGAAGTACCATTTCTAAATTTCACTAATGCTCTTTCTCTTTCATTTTGATTCAAGCCTCCATGAAATACACTATTTTCTATTTCGTTTTTAGAAAGCAATTTTGAAATTCGATCTACAGCCTCTCGATGGTTACAGAACACTAGCGTTAAATCATTTTGAAAAGTACAAACTAATTCAAATAATACTTGAAGTTTATCGTTTTCTTCAGCTCTTACTTCAAATAGCGACAACCCTTTTACCTTTTGTTGAGCTGAAAAATCTACGATTTGACATTCTTTAGCTCCGACAAAATGAGGGACACTTCCTATTGCTGTAGCAGAAGTTAAATAACGTTGTTTAATATTTACTAGTCGTTTAATGATGGCTTTCATTTCTTCTTGAAAACCAAATTCTAAGGCTTTATCAAACTCGTCTAAAATCAAAGTTTGAATTGTTTTAGGATCAAAGTTTTTTCGATT from Flavobacteriales bacterium harbors:
- the accD gene encoding acetyl-CoA carboxylase, carboxyltransferase subunit beta — its product is MAWFKRKDKGVVTPTTEKKEAPDGYWYKTPGGEIIETKALKENAYVTPNEGFHTRIGSADYFEIIFDDNKYQELDTDLESGDPLSFEDTKKYTDRIASAQKKSSLKDAVSTGFGKINGEPLVVAAMDFAFIGGSMGSVVGEKIARAIDKAIEKKCPFMMISKSGGARMMEAGFSLMQMAKTSAKLTKLSEAKLPYISYLTDPTTGGITASFAMLGDINIGEPGALIAFAGPRVVKETIGKDLPEGFQRAEFLLEHGFLDFIIDRRELKEKLSLVIKMFKN
- a CDS encoding class I fructose-bisphosphate aldolase, whose translation is MSKTVEILGANADNLLNHECTTISKDLLHLPGGDFVNRVFSQSNRNPQVLRNLEAIYSHGRLANTGYVSILPVDQGIEHSAGASFAPNPIYFDSENIVKLAIEGGCNAVASTFGVLASVSRTYAHKIPFIVKLNHNELLTYPNTFQQIMYGSVDEAWNLGAAAVGATIYFGSEDSNRQIIEVAQAFERAHELGMATILWCYLRNSDFKKDGTDYHVATDITAQANHLGVTIQADIIKQKLPENNGGWNAVNFGKTHPKVYTELTTDHPIDLCRYQVANCYMGRQGLINSGGASTGDGQSDLEQAVATAVINKRAGGQGLISGRKAFQKPMNEGVALLNAIQDVYLDESISIA
- a CDS encoding DUF4139 domain-containing protein produces the protein MINKSLILAITILVSTIVFGAETEKKVRSKVKEVTVFLQGAQIKRKGRFSLEKGITKLVFEGITKNFNTNSIQAKGRGNFVILDVSHNVFYPVPKKIEVPSTIPAKTQREIKQVNDSLSRSNWKLKQYRASLEVYNSEKNILLSSGVIKGQNQNDSIPLLKDALVYLREKLIEINQLILQTEKSIEKETAIRTQLTNRLNTLNNWKNHLKPQQQESLSPIYQIIVTVSCDVATSGSLEISYNTSNAGWSPSYDLRADQVNAPVKLTYKAKVYQNTGINWDNVNVTLSTINPNRNNNKPVLAPWYISYYRPIQRGAFNYSLDDVSVNKETAAMPSIANVDELSDEVEAKHISNFTQMSNNMAMVEFELKLPYSIPSDGKEHLMAVNSDEIDAEFEYFAVPKKEREAFLMAKLTGWEDLNLLPAVANIYYDGTYVGQTRISPSTMTDTLELALGRDRRIIVEQKKISNEEKIKKLSNEKESTLTYQITVKSMKSSHVKLTIMDQIPLTNVEEIKVNLINKGKANYNQHKGFLTWNTTINPRETKKIKYVYSITYNKDKNLVL
- a CDS encoding T9SS type A sorting domain-containing protein → MNKLFATYLLSLVSFYSFSQTSGQVIANANSYLNHNWTGTSANDWNSVSCGNKVVSAVNWYTAGNHTALPYCWGGNSTLAGFDLGISNGKSAGDSKTSYGYGAEPNCSVGVDCSGFTSRCYNLNTHYSTTMLNTNALFGHHNSYNDIVPGDFVNKPGSHVRLVVAINNNGSYSTIESGSGTGQGGSSGFWKVFAWTYNVSSLISSGYNPQYYTGMTTVPPVLDCNNATPLTCGVTYSGSSSNAPNAITTYGCNSWTETGPERVHTITPAHSGKLTAHLSSYTGDLDVYILGSCDPNDCLGTVYSDSAVVTNAIAGQTYYIVVDADDGSGSAYDLVVNCPPAPSILDCNNAIALTCGVTYNGTSSTATSNVSTYGCNNSNQTGPERVHTITPLSNGSITAVVSNFTGDLDVFILESCDASDCSGVVFQDSATLTNVVAGQTYYIVVDSDDGSGSSYDLVVNCQAQTGNNEDVVVNNPSVTPINVNAGDILTAIAQHTYTGSLYTTDLNSVDMDYYLSTDCTLSNDDMYLGGSVSDLGVDNPSSNEMINLSIPVTTAPGTYFILFAGDNGQDITESDETNNVSCVQITVSGATGTNDISLSNVTTNTDSIVAGEAVDVSSNQNYSGNQTANNLPSSELNYYLSTDCNLSPDDVLLGDDVSNIGSDLNSSNETESLVIPINTESGTYYILFVADDNNAINESNENNNIECVMLVVDGEFVSINEKDLQNHITLYPNPTEGMVTINSSEINIKEIEIYNVAGVKLEAMKFVNNNPIDLSLYANGIYYVRIIGDTDEKTTFKVIKQ